The following are encoded together in the Streptomyces sp. NBC_01717 genome:
- a CDS encoding DNA primase family protein encodes MSSAESTRFDATAAAQQMLNLEALQPAPALPVQAASASPLSTQSQLPSTLTDRGNAKLFVRLYRSQFRHVEGLGWFAWDGYRWKRTGGEKAALWAAGEMAEEMPDTDLRGIFSDRELCVHKKRTLSTTGMKALLTQAKASPDLSVDPDTLDGDPYALCTPEGVVDLTTGRLRKPDPTRDFHSRATSVAPLNMPTPRWHQFLAETFGDDAEGQEMIDFLHLLLGYSITGDVGAQVLPFLHGQGKNGKSVLLDVMIQILGDYADAAPPGFLMDRGAFSEHSTELTELHGRRLIVCSELKPNDRFDEARVRLLTGGDKIKARRMRQDYFSFTPTHHLWLLGNHRPEVSTGGFAFWRRIRLLPFERIVPDERKIDNLAVELVGDEGSGILQWLIEGARRYLATRDSLAGPDRVRIATSAYANTEDHIGRFLAECCIHDPEKQELRVEQGLLYASYSTWCTASEGIRPATTRTFATRVRQEVGLASPADMIKSNGRKFYPNLALVAEQ; translated from the coding sequence ATGAGCAGCGCCGAAAGCACCCGCTTTGACGCAACTGCCGCCGCTCAGCAGATGCTCAATCTCGAAGCCCTGCAGCCCGCCCCGGCCCTCCCGGTGCAGGCTGCTTCCGCGTCCCCCTTGTCGACTCAGAGCCAGTTGCCCAGCACTCTTACCGACCGCGGTAATGCCAAGTTGTTCGTCCGCCTCTACCGCAGCCAGTTCCGGCACGTTGAGGGCCTGGGCTGGTTTGCCTGGGACGGCTACAGGTGGAAGCGGACCGGCGGCGAGAAAGCTGCGCTGTGGGCGGCGGGGGAGATGGCCGAGGAGATGCCGGATACCGATCTCCGTGGCATCTTCAGCGACCGCGAGCTCTGCGTCCACAAGAAGCGCACCTTGTCGACCACTGGCATGAAGGCCCTGCTGACCCAGGCGAAGGCATCCCCGGACCTGTCCGTAGACCCCGACACCCTGGACGGCGATCCCTACGCCCTGTGCACCCCTGAAGGCGTCGTCGACCTCACGACCGGCCGCCTGCGCAAGCCCGATCCCACACGCGACTTTCACTCCCGCGCCACGAGCGTTGCCCCCCTGAACATGCCCACCCCTCGCTGGCACCAATTCCTGGCCGAGACCTTCGGTGACGACGCCGAAGGCCAGGAAATGATCGACTTCCTGCACCTGCTGCTCGGCTACTCCATCACCGGCGACGTCGGTGCCCAGGTCCTGCCCTTCCTCCACGGCCAGGGAAAGAACGGGAAGTCTGTTCTTCTTGACGTGATGATTCAGATCCTCGGCGACTATGCGGACGCAGCCCCGCCCGGTTTCCTGATGGACCGAGGTGCGTTCTCCGAACACTCCACCGAGCTCACAGAGCTTCACGGCCGGCGCCTGATCGTCTGCAGCGAACTCAAGCCGAACGACCGGTTCGACGAAGCCCGCGTTCGCCTTCTTACCGGCGGAGACAAGATCAAGGCCCGCCGCATGCGGCAGGATTATTTCTCCTTCACGCCCACCCACCACCTCTGGCTGCTCGGTAACCACCGCCCCGAAGTCTCCACCGGTGGCTTCGCGTTCTGGCGCCGCATCCGTCTGTTGCCCTTCGAACGGATCGTCCCCGACGAGCGGAAGATCGACAACCTCGCCGTGGAACTCGTCGGTGACGAAGGTTCAGGCATCCTGCAGTGGCTCATCGAGGGCGCTCGCCGCTACCTCGCGACCCGTGACAGCCTCGCCGGACCGGACCGGGTCCGTATCGCCACGAGCGCCTACGCCAACACCGAAGACCACATCGGCCGCTTCCTCGCCGAATGCTGCATTCACGACCCTGAGAAGCAAGAACTCCGTGTTGAACAGGGCTTGTTGTACGCCTCCTACAGCACCTGGTGCACTGCCAGCGAAGGTATCCGCCCCGCCACAACCCGCACCTTCGCCACCCGCGTCCGGCAAGAAGTGGGCCTCGCCTCACCCGCCGACATGATCAAATCCAACGGCCGGAAGTTCTACCCCAACCTCGCCCTGGTAGCCGAGCAGTGA